TGAAAAATTTCATCCTAGCTCTCTAGACgcttaaatttgaagaaaaacattGAGGATAAAGGAAGAAAAGCTTACGTTTGTATAGCCTTCTTAAGATTATTAATGGTGTCCAAAGGAGTGGAGAAATCAATGACGAAATCAATCATATCAGCCATGTCGGGACTTCTTCTGAAATTGCTAATGGGCTTGGTGAGAAGAACCGAGTTGGGAAAATATATCTTCTCACTATCAAATCGGAGAAACACCGTCGACAAAATGTTCATCTCTTCTACAATCATCTGCACACACCAAGAAAACCACTACTTTACATCTTCCAAAGAGTTCATACTTAGGACCCCATCTGTTTTTTGTCCTCCATTTCTATCATGGAAACTTTTCAGGGAAAAGGAGAATTAGTCAGAACAacagaatttaaaatttctttctatttattttggccatgtttggtttcaaaaagTTTGAGGAAATATGTCAGAGAAACAAGATAGagacaaaaaaatagaaaggaaaaagctaaggaagataaaaaaatattaaagttttttatttttcttagtatttttcgagaatcaaacatagtcctaatttttcttttccccatTACTTTGTGAGATCCAAATATGAAAGCTTAGAGAACAACTGACCTGAACACCATCGATAACACAACGATCACCAACGTCGAATGGATGCATGACAAAGACGAAAATGATGGATTCGAAGACGGTTTTGCAACTGTTTTGGAAGACAAAACCGGCGAGTAGCAGCTGGGAAGTAACCACAAGTATGATTTTGCTGGTTGCCAGCCCCATTACCAGAAGAGATACCACTACTATTACTACTATCACAATTGCACTCGCTATCTTGTGAAGTTGGTGGACTGCAGTCTTTGTATCATTCAGAGAATGAGCTAAAGATTTCCTCTCTACGTATGCTTGTACCTGCAggtaatatgattattaaatagacAACTTTCaattgaattaatattttgGATGCAGAGAAACAATCCATTTTAAAGACCTGTTTGGGAGAGATGAAGCTTTTGAGGTACATACCACCCAATTTCTGAAAGAAGACTTGGTGATCCTTGAGGTCTCAACAGCCCCTTCAAAAAGAGGTAATATGGTGCAAACCTCATCACTCGTTAAGAATCTCAGTAGGTCTTCCTCTTCTATGAATCTGcatgtttaaatttaaaaattaattaataaagagaattattagtttttatgcaaaaataaaaaataaaaataaaattgtaattgaaattgaaatacAATGTAAAAAACCTTATTAAAATCAATACTCGGAAGAGCCGAGGCCCAGCACACCAGGCCCAACCTCATCTGCCTTTCTTCCTCCTAATAGTGTATGGTAGAAGtactaattaaattatacttttattattaatattcaataaaataaaaaataaaaaataaaaaaagttatttgattaaaagggtttaTGAAAACtcgatttttgaaatttaaccctcCGTcatttttttgtctcattttgcTAAAAATATCCTCGCTATTTTATTGTAAAAGtaacttcaaaattaaaaaaaaaaaacctaaatataaatacttgaaatggtaaaggaaatttatgtaaaaaaaaatgggttatttttcaagtaaaaatatgaaaatgattagATTCACAATTTGGGatcatttcatccattttaaccaaatattttaataaaaaaaatataataaaaaaacataaaatatcactaaaattatttttaaaataattcaataaaaaagtataataacataaataaattgtaTGAAATTAccttatattataaaaaatgattttaaaatcttaagttttttaaaaatcattatttttttaagataaatctcaaagaaattttacattttatatatgatttattattattttattttaaataaataaattttaaaaaaaaaaaacccacaagaAATATAATCAAGCTAGCACTAAAATGTTAAATGGTCTAACCATGTCATCCAACGTTAAAGCCTACTCTAATTGCCAACCACCTAATCCAGCATTAAAGTCATGCTAATCCAAGCCTAGCTACCTTGGAATATGCGTCCATCCTAATCAAAGTTGATTGAAGGGAATAGGCAAAAGTGAAAGGAAACAGGCCCACCACCCTCGTTATGAGAGAAGGTAGAGAAAAAGGCCATTTCTTCTTCACCAAAATTACTCTTCCCATGTCCAAAAACGACACGCTACTGCTATTGGTATTAACGAGGGTTACAATTATTGCCACAAATCTTGATTTGGATGGGTAGGGAAAAGTGAAGCCAAACCGCCCCACCTTCTGTCATGGTTCACCCTCATCAAGAAAAAGTCACTAATGTCAAATCCACTCTAAATTATTGCTTTTGGCATCATCTCAaatgattttcataaaatttagtcttaattacattaaaaaaaaatatggatactatttttatttaaaatatttttattataagtgttttttttagaatgttactaaaaaaatcatctctcaattgtttttttagaaaatataagtgactttttcagatttttaaaagtgtttcttgaattttatcaaacacttattattttttttaaatatcttttaaatcattatcatacaaaaaaatatattggacagtgattttaaaaaatatttataaccatcttatacttaaaaaaaataagaaattttaaatattaaaaaaactaaaaatattttataaaatcaatatcAACCATATTCTAAATGATTCAGTGATCATGACCGtattaacaaataataaaagagtaacaaaaattatatactGTTTCCAAATTATAGACCTCTgtcaattttgttaatttattttatatttatataatagaattttagataaattagagattaaaaaaaaaagataattaaaattaattttgataaatattttttaaaagaatttatcccTAGGAAGAAGATAGCCAATAAGGCAGAGCCTATGCCATAAATGTCACATTGGGCAATATCCCGTGGATGAAAAGGACGACCACCTTCTTTGGAGCCTCATTTTCACCGtgtgagggagagagagaagaaatgagagaaaagcaTGGTTGAATGGGTGGTCATTTCAGAAAGTGGCTCATGCAGTGTCCTATTAAATAGCCTCTGACTCTCTAGTCTCTACTAAAAGGATTGATGGGTCCATTTAAGATGTTTTGGTTGGTTCATCATGGTACAATTAAATTCGTTAGACTTCAGAGCACTTTTTCAATAATGAATTATACTAttcataaattattaaacttctttttaacaaaaacaaaaataatttcattcatcaatatttcttattttaaaaaataaaaaattaaatttggaaggtttaagaatagagaataaaaatgttttaagatgGGTTATTAGAGATCCCAATAGTCCTATAAAAATGTCTACAAGTAAATATATAAGTAACATTTTAATAATTGctgtaaaatatataattttaagaattaatatATTAGTTATCACATGGATTCTTAAACCTAAAGATTGAGGGTGAGAGGGAAATAGTTATAGATTgttataacaaaatatatatatatatatatatatatatttataattttattatattgttaatGGAATACATTTTGAAGTTATAAgatctaaatatttataatagttattatatttataagaaaataaataaaataacatattatttAACTAAGAATTGTATTTGTAATTTAGAATCAATAATTTTGTGgtcaatttttcttataattttttaatcaattttgtaagtattttatttcataaataataattatttttttattaaaaaaattagaaaaatcattTGTTAAGTACTattcaaaattgatatttatttatttatttatttttataatagggAAGATATataatagtttaattttttataaaatatttcaaaatcaaacataaggtttaaaaatgtgatattaattcttaaaataggTTTGAAAATGATCTAAGAAAAAATCCTAATTAAAAAGAAGTTGAATTTGAGCTAAAGTAGGTGGATAGAATTAAAGGAAGAGGACAAAAACCGTGGTCCCTCAAGGACACATAACACAGAGGTCAGGGACATTGCATCAATGCTTTGTCAGAGCTTCTGAAAACCCACTCAATTCAATTCTACCGGTTTAGGATCACAAGGCATGACTGAatctgaattttaaaaataaataaataaataaataaattagttaacaatatttttattaattgaattgaattagtggattttttattttttattttttttgaagtaaaattttgtttgatatcgtaaatcaaaatttaggaaagcaggaagaaaatgaaagagaaagtAAAGGAACTGACTTGGCATGAGGCTTGGCCACATTCTTGAATATCCTTTGAGCGGATGTTCTGGCTTCCCATTCGCTGGTGATCTCCGACTCCGCCTTCCCAAAATCATCCACCGTCCTCGATATCGTCGACAGCCCCGACGACCTCACGTAGCTCACCAGCCGCTTCACGCTCCACGCCGACGCCCTTCTGCTCAGCCTCCTCAGCTTCTTCATGTCAATTTTCCTCGACGACTTTGCCTTGCTTAGCGTCTTCGGCGGCCCATCCCTCAGCTTCGCCGGCAATGACTGGGACGCCATCAGCACCCGCCGCTTCGGCCTATCCCGCTCCTCCTCGTCCAGCGGCGGACCCGAGAGCGCCTCCAGCACGAAGTGGTGGAACACGCTCTCCTTCATCCGATCAAAGAAGGTCGCGACGTGGAAGGAGGAGGCCAGCACCTTGACCATTACGATCTTTAGGAGCCAGATGGTGGCCGCGATCAGCACCGCCACCAGTGCCCTGAAGGCCTTCTGTAAGACCTTGTTGTGCTTGTGGACGTTGGGGAACATGATCATCCACGCCAGCAACACCAGGCCCAGCCACACGCAGTTCTGGAAGCTCTTCCGGAGGCCATAGACGAAATACAGAACCTTTTCTCGGAGCATGAAGTTGCGCTCGATGATGAAGACCAGGAACCCCACCACCCAACCGGAGACTAGGCGGCCGCAGAAAAGCAGCATCACCATGAGGCACCATTTCCATATCTTCAACCCCCATTTCACCTCATCCTTCAGAGACTTGAGGGTGAGAGAGCAAATCAAACCGGTCATGATCGTGCAGAACAGCACCCACTCGATCAAGGCTCTTCGGTTGATCCTCCTCCTCTTCCTAGCTTGCTCGAGATACTTGCCATCTTCTTGGTCTTCCTTGTCTACATCATCAAACCACTCATCATCGTCATCCGACGATGAGTCCTCGTAGGGGTTTAAGGGTTCGAGCTCTTCAGACTTTGGTGGGATCGGGTAGTTGGTCTCGGCGAACCGGGCTTTGGGTTTAGGGTAGTTGAGGCGCCGGAGAGTGGTTGGAGGCGCTTTGGGCTGGTCTATCACCACCACAACTTGGTCTGGGGGCTGCTTCTGATCCTCCATGAGAGCGAAAGCGAAAAAGCAAAGAGATAGGGGGTTGTGACTTGTGAAGTGGGAATATGGAGTGAAGAGTATGTGTGTATAAAACGTCGAACAGTCTGCTATGGGCAGTACAAACAAACAAGTGAAGGCTAGAATTCAACAagcttttctcttttgttttcagATGCATCAATCAATCGCACTGTGTGCACCTTTATACCGCTGAATGACCTCATGATGACAATTCCCACATGCCTCCCGTTGCATCATGGCTTAtgttaaaaaactaattttttttaatttcttcaattatattttgagtattttaaGCAAAGGATTATGATTAATAGTCAATATCCATCCAATCCAATGCGGCAACGACTATAAAAATGCAAGAGGGGTGCGTGAAAGCAAGTGAGGCACTGTCTCAGTCAGGGGTTTAACGGCAATTTAATTCCAGCTGGGTCTTAGCTCAATCTTAATATTTGAGCAACATTAGCTACGTGGAAAGTCACTGAAATGAGCTTTTAAATagttgaaagataaaaaattagaatctaCTCGTTAAACACATTTCCTAACAAATGAAGGGACAAGAGGTGGTTGGGAATCAATGAAAATTctaggaaagcaaaaataaatcATCATTTGTTTGGCATGAAACAGAGCCTTTTTCAATAATGctctataataataattcccTCCTTAACTATTCCAAGATACTGTGGAAGCCACCctctgatgatgatgatgtgtCATGAACATactccaacaaaaaaaaaaaatcatgaagtgCTTGATGGTGAAAAGACGAACTTCCCTGCCAAAGATGCAGTAAGTACATTTTGGCCCTTCCGTTGCATTGTCTTTAGTTCTTTACCTTGAGAAAAATGTAGAAAAGAATTTGGCAAACTTCACCACATATTTGTTTGTTCATTTCcatattcattttctaatttgTAGTTGTTTGCCAATAGTCTTGTCTATTTCTTCACTTCGATATAAGGGTGCATGTGAAAGAagagtgttaaaaaaaaaaatgatatatattatatatcaaaatctttcgattttaaacttttaaaaaaattgataatttaatagtttaaaGATCAAAGCTTTGATGGTTTAAACATCAAAGCTTCAAATTGAAATTCGAGTTTAGTAAAGGAGAGTTGTCATATAACACTGAGTCTCATGTAACGATgtgtaattaattaatcatgccATAATATAGTTTATATACCATAAATTAAATACATGACACATAATGGccaattttaaaatgaaatatcaaCTCTTAATCCTTGGCTCCTTGTTTGAGAGGTATTTTGGTTAAAACTTTGTGGGAAAGTGATTCCattaataaacattttttaagataattgcTTAATGGTTagatgtaaataaaaaatgtaccttaaatagtatttttttttacattatattgtataaaaaaaataatttttagaataatcacTTATTGAGAAATTATTCATAAATTACTTCatggattttcaatttttataaaattaattattaaaaaattataaaacaaataaaatacttttaaatattaatttttttaaatcactatcaaataaactttaatCATCCTTGTATTATTATATGAGAGATAAAAAAACCCTTTATTttaacatgaataaaaaaacatcaatCATTCGAAATTACTTCGCTTTAATTGATTGAtgagataatattttaaataatttaaaataaaaacaaataaaaacatttttattttctcgttaaaatttgtatttactATATTTAACTCACTCATTTATagttaaaatgaattaaatagtgtttttttaacttataaaatgaacaaatcatcaaaataaatagataaacaaatttttaaaaaatttagatcaAAGTATACTTATGAGTGCGCTTAGGTGGACCCCAAACCTATCTGTACATACTCGTAGGTGAAACCATAAAGCTGGTGTATTGCGAGAAAcgaggtttattttattttattttgagtcaAAGCCtccaaataataaattcattaacCAACGGGGCCACGTGACATGCTCCCCTCATGATTTCATTCACATAAATAAATGTAGAACATgtaaataatatgaattttattttgtaaccGTTCTAAAGTAAAAGGATGAGGTGGCCTTTATTATTTTACCTaataaaaagaagtaaaatattttcattttttttattcaattaaaaccaatataactaaattaaattcattaataataaatttattttaatttttaattatgtatatagtgacttttaattgaataaaaaaaaattaaatattttatttttatttttatttttatttaattagaaaacaaatatgGCATAAATAAAAGGCAGAATAGTTaactagcattttttttttctttttagaagaTGTGAACGCATTGAAGTGTAAACACATGTTTGGTTCTGAGTTGTTAGTTGGTGCACATGCCACACTACCTTGTGCTCCAcgaggtggtgtttttttttacattttttttttaatttattagtttcttACATAACTTTTTTATGAGGTATGATCGTATATAATAAAGTGGAGACGTCATCCTCTACCGAGTCCCAACCTATATATCATAATATCAATACCatattatatatgaatttaGTTTCAAAAGATAATTGATAAAACATTAGACATTAAAAGGAACATAAAATACTAGACTTTGTTTCACATCCGTCTTTGAAAacgattttttcttttttctttagtataaaaattaaaactatttttcaatttagaaaACTAGTTTGGATTCAATTTTagcataaaatagttttttagaataattttaaggtatgtttggTAAGGGAacgagaaataaaaataaatattatattttcatttcttcaatttCTATTCGCTTTAAATAAGAATGGATTTAGTAATTCAAATTTTTGTGTTTGGATACATGTGAGAATATGACATTTGAATGATTACTTGGTTTTATTTCAATGTTAAGTAAAAAtgtgaatgaaaatgaaaaaaaattattaataatatttgtatatctagtttaaaataattatttttcagagttaatttttttttattaaataacaaaaacctATTTGagtgtgtgatttaaaaaataaaattaatttaaaaaatttataccattatttggttattattgttaaaaaaaacaaaataaattttgtttttagtaaTTGAAATTCCCAAAAACACAtaactattttgaaaatgaatttttttgagTATTATTTTCGAAAACTCTTCAAAATTGACTATAATTTCCAATCTTTATTTGAGCATTTGTAGAATTATAATATTGAATGAGCATCTTGTATGGATGTGTGAacccttttttgttttgaaattgtgaacaacttagaagtctttttttaaaaaaaaaaaaactttaatgtGTGTTTGTTTACATGTGGATGAGCATATAAATTCATTAGTATGAACCATCCTTCTCATACATGACTATTATAAGAAGGGTTGATACTGACTATTAATATCCTCCTATGCACATGATTTCCTATAATCCTGGATCAATGATTGTCAACTTCGAGGTGTTGTAGGTCGCTCATTAGGTTTCAAATTTCTTGTATTCACATTTTTGGTTCTCACTataccatttatttattcaattggatgatgttacaattgtttattttaaaatttaaaaaagaaaaagaaaaaaatgggttttgacttactaattttgaaaaaaaaaaaaaatccaatttttataaataagttttattttcatctatttaaaaatattttaaaatatatgtattttttcataagttaaataattatttgatgaattcaagtaaataatgaatttaagaagaaaaataagaagtgaattgagaaaaatataagacataaaaaGCTGCTCAAAAGTTCTATTTGCAATATTATGACTTCTTGCTTGCtacatatgatttaaaatttatttatttaagattgtataaaatttcttttgaaaggTCTACATCTAAATAGACTTTAGGGAAAGTCCAAAATAAACTATAAAGAATGATGCCTCGGGAAATGCATGCTAGAGAGAGTTGGCCTAATAACATTAACACCACGTCTCATACACTTGTATGCACAttgtttattataataattatttgtaaattttaaaaccaaaatccccactattaaattattctatatttatttatgtgaaaaaaaataatcatggaAGAGGCGCTCAGCCACCTCAGATGGGCCTGTCTTgcgtatattattttattttagggcTTTcatttacaataaataaataaataaatgaatggtaAGTTGAGTCGGAAAACTAGCTTCCTAGTCGCAAATATGAAGTCTATATAATTGATGCTCTTTCATATGATAAACCAGTgaattttgttataatttattatttcaacATAAATGTTGATACCGAGTCAATTGAGGATGGATTCTTCCCCTAGATGTGGCAGTGAAAGTTTCCATTTTGGTGCCGGAATCTGGGCTTTCTGCTTCCCTGCACAAAGATGCCCCGACGGGTTGTCCAGACACACCCTCAAAAGCCCAAATTAGACTTTGGGAATGAATAGAAAccctgagagagagagagagagagagctcaTAGTGTCCTCTCCTTTTGTGTGTCATTTCAGTAAGGTTTTTATAGTGTTCAAAGGTGGAGGACACTGTAATGTTGTGTTGTCCTTTGACTCAACGCCATAATGATGATTGCGTAGTAGCGACAAGGCAATGATCATAACTGCAAGGCGGCTGATGGTTGCGTCAAACGACACGTCATGATGCCACTGTCGTCCCTTTAATCCCGTTGACGATCTGGGACTGGATAAGCCAGTCCACTAATGTAGATGTAAGGATGGGAAGAATCCCATCAGTCATTTCGGTGTCAGATAGCCATCATCTCGCACATCAGAGAGGATTTGGGACTGTCAGGGATATATGGTCTGCTTGGTGGCGCAAATGGTCTGGACAAGATGTTTATGGATGCCTTGAAGGTTGTTCGGGCAGTGGTGAAAGAAGTGACACGTGGTCGAACTGGGATGATGCCATGTGGACAGACGCGTGGAAGCACTCGTGGGTGGACATGTGGGGTATGACCCCCAcaataaatacttttattaatataaaatcttttaaataaatttatttttgtattttctttcatgaattatttattttataagttaaaaaaatatattatttaattcattttaactAACCTATGtagtaataataaattaataatatctcttatttgattttacttttaaattatttagcaCAATGCAAATAGGATAggaaatgaatatatatttttatattctattcTATATTTAAAACTTTATACACGACATCCTCTTTATAGAGGATTTTTCtcaacacaaaaataggaaacaacttAACAACCTAACAATATACAATTGTCTAAcagattacaaaaaaataaatctcataaTACCTTGTACTTTTAAATCTCCTAATATCTTGCTAATTATCTAAGCCAATCCTATCTTTTTCAAAGCTCCCCCTCACGCTGGCTTAAAGATATCTCCCATAGCCATTTTGCCAATTAGTCTGTCAAACTGTTTTATAGGAATTCCTTTTGTAAGCACATCAACCACTTGCTCAGTAGTAGGAATATACGACATACATATCGGTCAATTCTCGAGTTTTATACGACATAAAGTGTTTGTCTACCTCCACATGCTTTGTCGATCGTGaagtactggattatgagctaTTAAAATAGCTGGTTTGTTATCACAGTACAATTTCATTGGTAGGGTACTTGAGATCTTCAATTCTTCCAATAGTTGTCTAATCCACAACACCTCGCAAATTCCAAGAGCAACTGATTTGAACTCAACCTTTGCACTATTCTTAGCCACCACATTCTGTTTTTTGCTTCGCCAAGTGACAAGGTTACCTCCAACAAAGGTGTAGTAACTAGAGGTTGAATGCCTATCTACTACACTCCCAACCCAATCTGCATTTGTAAATGCTTCAACCTGTAGGTGCCCACGACCTTTAAACAGTAAACCCCTTCCAGGTGACCCTTTTAGATATCTAAGGATTCTATAAACAACATCAAAGTGTTGTTGTCCAGGTGCATGCATGAATCGGCTCACCATGCTTACTGCAAAAGCAATATCCGGATGCATATGTGACAAGTAAATCAGCCTCCCAACTAGCCTTTGATACTGTTCTTTATCCTTCACTTCATCATCTTTGGAGGGCAACAATTTTATGTTGGGTTCAATAGGTGTCTCGGCTGGTTTACAACCTAGTTGTCCTATTTCACCAAGTAAATCAAGGACATATTTACGTTGGTTTACAAATATACCTTCTTTGGATCTAGCAAACTCCATTCCAAGGAAGTACTTTAAGGCTCGCAAAtccttgatttcaaattctgCTGCAAGTCTTCTTTTCAATCTCTCCAACTCTTCTTTGTCACTGCTAGTCAAAactatatcatccacataaacaataAGAATAGAAATCTTACCATCTTTACTATGTTTGTAGAACATAGTATGGTCAGCTTGGCTCTGACAATAGCCATAATTCTTTATAGTTTTTCCAAATATctcaaaccaagctctaggagattgtttgagaccatgtagggattttttaaatttccaaacttTGTTTGATCCAAGCTTCTCCTTGAATCCAGGTGGTAGGTTCATAAATACTTCCTCCTACAGATCTCCATTTAGGAAGACATTCTTTATGTCTAACTGGTGTAAAGGCCAATTGAATTTTACAGCCAAAGATAACAAAATTCTGATTGAGTTTGTCTTGGCTACAGGAGTAAAAGTTTCCTGGTAATCAATACCATAGGTTTGAGTAAATCCTTTTGCTGCTAGTCTCGCCTTGTATCTTTCTATGCTCCCATCAGCTTTACATTTCACAGTAAAGACCCACTTACAACCTACAGTTCTTTTCTCCTTAGGTAAATCCACTAACTCCCAAGTACCACTTCTTTTAAGAGCATTCATCTCCTCCATCACTGCTACTTTCCAATTTGGATCATCCAGGGCTTCTTGAATGTTTCTTGGAACCAATATGTGTGAGATTTTTTAGCTAAAGGTTTTATGAGTTTTAGAGAGTTTTTTATAGGATAGATATTTGGCAATGGGATATTTAGTGCAGGTTCGTGTACCTTTTCTAAGGGCTATAGGAATATCAAGGTctaaagaagaaat
The sequence above is drawn from the Vitis riparia cultivar Riparia Gloire de Montpellier isolate 1030 chromosome 15, EGFV_Vit.rip_1.0, whole genome shotgun sequence genome and encodes:
- the LOC117932676 gene encoding mechanosensitive ion channel protein 10-like isoform X2, with protein sequence MEDQKQPPDQVVVVIDQPKAPPTTLRRLNYPKPKARFAETNYPIPPKSEELEPLNPYEDSSSDDDDEWFDDVDKEDQEDGKYLEQARKRRRINRRALIEWVLFCTIMTGLICSLTLKSLKDEVKWGLKIWKWCLMVMLLFCGRLVSGWVVGFLVFIIERNFMLREKVLYFVYGLRKSFQNCVWLGLVLLAWMIMFPNVHKHNKVLQKAFRALVAVLIAATIWLLKIVMVKVLASSFHVATFFDRMKESVFHHFVLEALSGPPLDEEERDRPKRRVLMASQSLPAKLRDGPPKTLSKAKSSRKIDMKKLRRLSRRASAWSVKRLVSYVRSSGLSTISRTVDDFGKAESEITSEWEARTSAQRIFKNVAKPHAKFIEEEDLLRFLTSDEVCTILPLFEGAVETSRITKSSFRNWVVQAYVERKSLAHSLNDTKTAVHQLHKIASAIVIVVIVVVSLLVMGLATSKIILVVTSQLLLAGFVFQNSCKTVFESIIFVFVMHPFDVGDRCVIDGVQFP
- the LOC117932676 gene encoding mechanosensitive ion channel protein 10-like isoform X1, whose product is MEDQKQPPDQVVVVIDQPKAPPTTLRRLNYPKPKARFAETNYPIPPKSEELEPLNPYEDSSSDDDDEWFDDVDKEDQEDGKYLEQARKRRRINRRALIEWVLFCTIMTGLICSLTLKSLKDEVKWGLKIWKWCLMVMLLFCGRLVSGWVVGFLVFIIERNFMLREKVLYFVYGLRKSFQNCVWLGLVLLAWMIMFPNVHKHNKVLQKAFRALVAVLIAATIWLLKIVMVKVLASSFHVATFFDRMKESVFHHFVLEALSGPPLDEEERDRPKRRVLMASQSLPAKLRDGPPKTLSKAKSSRKIDMKKLRRLSRRASAWSVKRLVSYVRSSGLSTISRTVDDFGKAESEITSEWEARTSAQRIFKNVAKPHAKFIEEEDLLRFLTSDEVCTILPLFEGAVETSRITKSSFRNWVVQAYVERKSLAHSLNDTKTAVHQLHKIASAIVIVVIVVVSLLVMGLATSKIILVVTSQLLLAGFVFQNSCKTVFESIIFVFVMHPFDVGDRCVIDGVQMIVEEMNILSTVFLRFDSEKIYFPNSVLLTKPISNFRRSPDMADMIDFVIDFSTPLDTINNLKKAIQTYIEGKPKYWNQKHTVIVKEIENMNKLKMCLCVTHTMNHQNFGEKNLRKTELLFELKRIFESLGIKYHLLPQEVHLTQVNMPMQA